A stretch of the Hypomesus transpacificus isolate Combined female chromosome 12, fHypTra1, whole genome shotgun sequence genome encodes the following:
- the eprs1 gene encoding bifunctional glutamate/proline--tRNA ligase isoform X3: MACNLTVNSSNPPIGALLTAEHVKSIMNVSVAEGKETKLHISDLVQFSDANSIMRYLARAAPSMGLYGSNIMEHTEVDHWLQFGASRVCGQSRLAVALAELDKALALRTFLVGHSLTLADLSVWASLKGNAEWQSQVKSFSHVRRWFYFLGSQEPFSSVGNKWASSKPPTCSSSEEKEKKQDLGKFVELPGAEMGKVVVRFPPEASGYLHIGHAKAALLNQHYQVTFKGKLIMRFDDTNPEKEKEDFEKVILEDVSQLQIKPDQFTYTSDHFPKIQNMAEKLLKEGKAYIDDTAPEQMKQEREQRVESKHRSNSVEQNLKMWEEMKAGTESGQKCCMRAKIDMSSNNGCMRDPTLYRCKNTPHPRTGSTYRVYPTYDFACPIVDSVEGVTHALRTTEYHDRDDQFYWMIDALGIRKPHIWEYARLNLNNTVLSKRKLTWFVDQGYVDGWDDPRFPTVRGVLRRGMTVEGLKQFIAAQGGSRSVVNMEWDKIWAFNKKVVDPVAPRYTALSGSYVVPVSIPEAQEEMKEVARHPKNTEVGMKEVWYGPKVLVEGADAETFHEGETVTFINWGNIVITKIHKDASDKVSSMEARLDLENRDYKKTTKITWLAEADRAPLLPTVCVNYQHLITKPVLGKDDDFKAYINHHSKLEEKMLGDPCLKSLKKGDIIQLQRRGFYICDQPYEQVSPHSCKESPCVLFYIPDGHTKEMPTAGSKDKTKGQVSSTPVSKSKPAPAPGGDVFSSVAAQGEAVRLLKAAKAPKEEVDKAVQQLLTLKALFKQQTGQDYKPGMAAPPSSSPAPPTPPSNSVSCPFACVVEQAELVRKLKAEKAPKDQVDAAVKQLLALKAEFKQLTGQEYKPGMAPPATSSTPVPAPVQAPPVSGSTDLYERVTQQGDLVRKLKTEKAPKDQVEAAVKQLLALKAEYKQQTGHDYKPGLQAPAAPAEASPTQSAQGPSPQCKELFSQVSQQGELVRKLKSEKAPKDQVDEAVKTLLSLKNQYKALTGEDYKPLSTTGTPGAEDKNRKERENKTEKQGGGGKKGKGDKPSQGKEALVGGGAGEGQAPKKQTRLGLEAKKEENLADWYSQVITKAEMIEYYDVSGCYVLRPWSFSIWEAIKEFFDREIKKLGVENCYFPMFVSQAALEKEKSHIEDFAPEVAWVTRSGKTELAEPIAVRPTSETAMYPAYAKWVQSHRDLPIKLNQWCNVVRWEFKHPQPFLRTREFLWQEGHTAFATKEEAAEEVLQILDLYARVYEELMAIPVVKGRKTEKEKFAGGDYTTTVEAFISASGRAIQGATSHHLGQNFSRMFDIVFEDPKKPGEKQLAFQNSWGITTRTIGVLTMVHGDNMGLVLPPRVACLQIIIIPCGLTASLPEAEKEALLAQCSKYLARLQQAQIRVKADVRDNYSPGWKFNHWELKGVPIRLEVGPKDMKQQQCVAVRRDTGEKITMPESETEKRLPLLLEEIQNNLYTRASADLKQHMVVADTMEQFQKDLDQGRIVQIPFCGGIECEDWIKKTTAKDQDLEPGAPSMGAKSLCIPFNPLRTLQPEQTCVSGKEPAKYYTLFGRSY; this comes from the exons ATGGCGTGTAATCTTACCGTAAACTCTAGCAACCCTCCTATAG GGGCACTGTTGACAGCTGAGCATGTCAAAAGCATCATGAACGTGTCTGTGGCAGAGGGCAAAGAGACCAAACTCCATATTTCAGA tTTAGTCCAGTTCAGTGATGCTAACTCCATCATGCGCTACCTGGCCCGTGCAGCTCCCAGCATGGGCCTGTATGGCTCCAACATAATGGAGCACACTGAG gtgGACCACTGGCTGCAGTTCGGTGCTAGCCGTGTTTGTGGTCAGTCTAGGCTAGCAGTAGCCCTGGCTGAGCTGGACAAGGCCTTGGCGCTGCGGACCTTCCTGGTGGGGCACAGCCTCACCCTGGCAGACCTGAGTGTATGGGCATCACTTAAAG GGAATGCTGAGTGGCAGAGCCAGGTTAAGTCCTTCTCTCATGTGAGACGCTGGTTCTACTTCCTGGGATCTCAGGAGCCTTTTTCCTCTGTGGGAAACAAGTGGGCCAGCAGCAAGCCCCCCACATGCAGCTCT TCggaggagaaggaaaaaaagcAGGACCTGGGGAAGTTTGTGGAACTGCCTGGAGCTGAGATGGGCAAGGTGGTGGTTCGTTTTCCCCCAGAGGCCAGTGG ATACTTACACATTGGCCATGCTAAGGCAGCCCTGCTCAACCAGCACTACCAGGTCACCTTCAAAGGCAAACTCATCATGCGCTTTGACGATACCAACCccgagaaggagaaggaggacttTGAGAAG GTAATCCTGGAGGATGTGTCCCAGCTCCAGATCAAGCCAGACCAGTTCACCTACACCAGCGACCATTTCCCGAAGATCCAAAACATGGCAGAGAAGCTGCTGAAGGAGGGCAAGGCCTACATAGATGACACGGCCCCGGAGCAGATGaagcaggagagggagcagcGTGTGGAGTCCAAACACCGCAGCAATT CGGTGGAGCAGAACTTGAAGATGTGGGAGGAGATGAAGGCAGGGACAGAGTCTGGACAGAAATGCTGCATGAGGGCCAAGATCGACATGTCTTCCAACAATGGCTGCATGAGGGACCCCACTCTGTACCGCTGCAagaacaccccccacccccgtacAGGAAGCACCTACAg AGTGTACCCCACCTACGACTTTGCGTGCCCGATTGTGGACAGCGTGGAGGGGGTGACCCATGCCCTGAGGACCACGGAGTATCACGACAGAGACGACCAGTTCTACTGGATGATCGACGCCCTGGGCATCAGGAAACCCCACATCTGGGAGTACGCCAGGCTCAACCTCAACAACACCGTGCTCTCCAAGAGGAAGCTCACCTGGTTCGTGGACCAAGGCTACGTGGACGGATG GGACGACCCCCGGTTCCCCACCGTTAGAGGAGTCCTCCGCAGGGGCATGACTGTCGAGGGCCTCAAACAGTTCATTGCAGCCcag ggtgGATCCAGATCAGTAGTCAACATGGAGTGGGATAAGATCTGGGCTTTCAACAAAAAG GTGGTTGATCCAGTGGCCCCCAGATACACAGCACTATCAGGGTCCTATGTGGTTCCTGTCTCCATCCCAGAGGCCCAGGAAGAGATGAAGGAAGTGGCAAGACACCCCAAG AATACTGAGGTGGGGATGAAGGAGGTGTGGTATGGGCCCAAGGTGCTGGTGGAGGGGGCAGACGCCGAGACCTTCCACGAGGGGGAGACGGTCACCTTCATCAACTGGGGCAACATTGTCATCACCAAGATCCACAA AGACGCGAGTGATAAGGTGTCGTCCATGGAGGCCCGTTTGGACCTGGAAAACCGTGACTACAAGAAGACCACCAAGATCACCTGGCTGGCCGAGGCAGACCGCGCCCCTCTACTCCCCACCGTGTGCGTCAACTACCAACACCTCATCACCAAGCCTGTCCTGGGGAAGGATGATGACTTCAAGGCCTACATTAACCACCACAGCAAG ctggaggagaagatgcTGGGAGATCCCTGCCTGAAGAGCCTGAAGAAGGGAGACATCATTCAGCTACAGAGGCGGGGCTTTTACATCTGTGACCAGCCCTATGAACAAGTCAG TCCCCACAGCTGTAAGGAGAGCCCCTGTGTGCTATTCTACATTCCTGATGGACACACCAAGGAGATGCCCACGGCTGGCTCCAAGGACAAGACCAAGGGCCAGGTCTCCTCCACA CCTGTTTCCAAATCCaagccagccccagccccagggggAGATGTGTTTTCCAGCGTTGCTGCCCAGGGCGAGGCCGTTCGTCTCCTCAAGGCGGCCAAGGCCCCCaaggaggaggtggacaagGCCGTACAGCAGCTTCTCACTCTCAAG GCCCTGTTCAAGCAGCAGACAGGCCAGGACTACAAGCCTGGCATGgctgctcctcccagctccagccccgccccacccacccctccctcaaACTCAGTCTCCTGTCCATTTGCTTGTGTGGTCGAGCAGGCGGAGCTAGTCAGGAAGCTAAAGGCTGAGAAGGCTCCTAAG GACCAAGTGGATGCTGCAGTCAAGCAGTTGCTAGCTCTCAAAGCAGAGTTCAAACAGCTGACTGGCCAGGAGTACAAACCAGGGATGGCCCCCCCAGCCACCAGCTCAACCCCAGTTCCAGCTCCTGTGCAGGCCCCCCCAGTCTCAGGGTCCACAGACCTGTATGAGAGGGTGACTCAGCAAGGGGACCTGGTCAGGAAGCTGAAGACCGAGAAAGCCCcgaag gACCAGGTGGAGGCGGCAGTGAAACAGCTTCTGGCTCTCAAAGCAGAGTACAAACAGCAAACAGGACATGACTACAAACCTGGACTACAAGCTCCAGCAGCCCCTGCTGAGGCTAGTCCCACCCAGTCCGCACAAGGCCCCTCTCCCCAGTGCAAGGAGTTGTTCTCCCAGGTTTCCCAACAGGGGGAGCTAGTGAGGAAGCTGAAATCAGAGAAGGCTCCCAAG gaccAGGTGGATGAGGCGGTGAAGACCCTTCTGTCCTTAAAGAACCAGTACAAAGCCCTTACTGGTGAGGACTACAAACCACTGTCGACCACTGGCACACCTGGTGCCGAGGACAAGAACCGCAAAGAGCGTGAAAACAAGACCgagaagcagggaggaggagggaagaaggggaaGGGAGACAAGCCCAGTCAGGGGAAGGAGGCATtggtaggaggaggagcaggagagggccaGGCACCCAAGAAACAAACCAG gTTGGGTCTGGAGGCTAAGAAGGAAGAGAACTTGGCAGACTGGTACTCTCAG GTGATCACCAAGGCTGAGATGATCGAGTACTATGACGTGTCTGGCTGCTACGTGCTGAGACCCTGGTCCTTCTCCATCTGGGAGGCCATTAAAGAGTTCTTTGATCGTGAGATCAAGAAGCTGGGTGTGGAGAACTGCTACTTCCCCATGTTTGTCTCCCAGGCCGCTCTTGAGAAGGAGAAGTCCCACATTGAGGACTTTGCacctgag GTTGCCTGGGTAACACGGTCAGGAAAAACCGAGCTAGCTGAGCCCATCGCTGTCCGACCTACCAGCGAGACAg CCATGTACCCAGCCTATGCCAAGTGGGTCCAGTCCCACAGAGACCTGCCCATCAAGCTGAATCAGTGGTGCAACGTGGTG AGGTGGGAGTTCAAACACCCCCAACCCttcctgaggaccagggagtTCTTGTGGCAGGAGGGACACACAGCATTCGCCACCAAGGAGGAGGCAGCCGAGGAG gtgtTACAGATCCTGGACCTGTATGCAAGGGTGTACGAGGAGCTGATGGCCATCCCAGTAGTgaaaggcagaaagacagagaaggagaagttTGCAGGCGGAGACTACACCACCACTGTGGAGGCCTTTATCTCAGCAAGCGGCAGAGCCATCCAG gGTGCCACCTCCCATCACCTGGGTCAGAACTTTTCCCGCATGTTTGACATTGTGTTTGAAGATCCTAAGAAGCCCGGGGAGAAGCAGCTGGCCTTCCAGAACTCCTGGGGGATCACCACAAGGACCATTGGCGTTCTGACCATGGTCCACGGAGACAACATGGGTCTGGTTCTGCCACCAAGGGTAGCATGTCTGCAg ATCATCATTATCCCGTGTGGCctcacagcctccctccccgAGGCTGAGAAGGAGGCTCTCTTGGCCCAGTGTTCCAAGTACCTGGCTCGTCTACAGCAGGCCCAAATCCGCGTCAAGGCCGATGTCAGGGATAACTACTCCCCTGGTTGGAAGTTCAACCACTGGGAGCTCAAG GGTGTGCCTATCCGACTTGAGGTGGGTCCTAAGGACATGAAGCAGCAGCAGTGCGTGGCGGTGAGGAGAGACACTGGGGAGAAGATCACCATGCCTGAGTCCGAGACAGAGAAGAGGCTccccctgctgctggaggagatCCAGAACAACCTGTACACTCG ggcatcagctgacctgaagcagcaCATGGTGGTAGCAGACACAATGGAACAGTTCCAGAAGGACCTGGACCAGGGCAGG ATTGTCCAAATCCCCTTCTGTGGAGGTATTGAGTGTGAGGACTGGATTAAGAAGACCACAGCTAA ggaCCAAGACCTTGAGCCTGGGGCCCCCTCAATGGGAGCAAAGAGCCTGTGTATCCCCTTCAATCCCCTGAGGACCCTGCAGCCTGAACAGACCTGCGTCAGCGGCAAGGAGCCCGCAAAGTACTACACCCTTTTTGGACGCAGCTactga